The proteins below are encoded in one region of Aspergillus nidulans FGSC A4 chromosome III:
- a CDS encoding protein fhpA (transcript_id=CADANIAT00005920), translating into MHRKGDLGGQQVQFQKGLARAVKTESLASTMADPQDVLQVAARFPPCPSYTLNPTRDPASSGNRRDHWPSVSMIAFHDAEMAVCEDNPGAKGLEEPVLFLADCGKKKSRPSFPAVDVCLELQKSAGSLQQKKKELERVCVGSGLVELCGIEWSHVVDMTVREKQEAKSSSNRTTPETPPSLVDQWSESSSSSPEAMLPYQQPWAVEPAMNCSSFQSQSPVEPSPDGLPRIVPSVGGRLLEWPAPLMASSYSSSRQLKPEMRRLPAGKHLPDWAHAKSSEVASFSMYKASHSLPPHSHSSSSSTDPAAATISPTSTSMPYHSLPLSIVSPPGKLEMNRDSAPTANADENEDTNADPPYSQLIYEALSAAPGKKLPLQGIYLWFEKNTAKGKDRSSKGWQNSIRHNLSMNAGFEAVREESTPGKKAVNYWRLTDEAVSNGIQSTTRYRKQANYKKPVTSDPPAPQRQRSGAKGGKATKITARFRSNGLSMNSMSQEEYRRDRACRQNLQQPQSHNPRVTPSQRHLPKSFIYSQYLPRPSPTTTTAAYAPGVMGTTSSTTLPMTATRSPAIEGFNLGNVVGCADAPPCTSATPIFCDMAGPGPDCLVFDTGFMGMDGIHSSFAGSEISTTDLHIGL; encoded by the exons ATGCACCGAAAGGGCGATTTAGGAGGTCAACAAGTCCAGTTCCAGAAGGGTCTTGCAAGGGCTGTTAAGACAGAGAGTCTGGCCAGTACAATGGCCGACCCACAGGATGTGCTGCAGGTGGCCGCCCGCTTTCCCCCCTGTCCCAGCTACACGCTCAATCCCA CACGAGATCCAGCCTCTAGCGGTAATCGAAGAGATCATTGGCCGTCTGTGAGCATGATCGCGTTCCACGACGCCGAAATGGCCGTCTGCGAGGACAACCCCGGGGCGAAGGGCTTGGAGGAACCTGTCTTATTTTTAGCGGATTgtgggaaaaagaaaagtagACCCTCTTTTCCAGCAGTGGATGTTTGTCTGGAGCTTCAGAAATCTGCAGGCAGTttgcagcagaagaagaaagaattGGAGCGTGTCTGTGTTGGCAGCGGCCTTGTAGAACTGTGTGGTATTGAGTGGTCACACGTAGTGGACATGACAGTACGCGAGAAGCAGGAAGCGAAAAGCAG CTCCAACCGCACGACGCCCGAGACCCCCCCTTCTCTTGTTGACCAGTGGTCGgaatccagctccagcagtcCCGAAGCAATGTTACCTTATCAACAACCATGGGCTGTCGAGCCCGCCATGAACTGCTCGTCCTTTCAGTCCCAATCGCCGGTCGAGCCCTCACCAGACGGCCTGCCTCGTATAGTGCCTTCCGTGGGCGGCCGTCTCCTTGAGTGGCCCGCGCCTCTGATGGCGTCTAGCTACTCCTCGTCCAGGCAATTGAAGCCCGAGATGCGGCGGCTCCCTGCTGGCAAGCACCTGCCGGATTGGGCGCACGCAAAGTCATCAGAAGTAGCCTCGTTCTCCATGTACAAGGCTTCACATTCACTTCCCCCGCATTCAcactcgtcatcatcctctaCAGATCCGGCCGCAGCCACAATATCTCCTACATCGACAAGCATGCCCTACCACTCGCTCCCATTGAGCATTGTGAGCCCACCTGGCAAGCTCGAAATGAACCGTGACAGTGCACCGACAGCAAATGCGGACGAGAATGAGGACACCAACGCAGATCCTCCATATTCGCAACTCATCTACGAAGCTCTCTCAGCCGCGCCCGGGAAGAAATTACCTCTTCAGGGTATCTATTTATGGTTTGAAAAGAACACAGCCAAGGGGAAGGATCGGAGCTCGAAGGGTTGGCAGAACAGCATCCGACACAATCTGTCCATGAATGCA GGCTTTGAAGCTGTTCGGGAAGAGTCTACGCCAGGGAAGAAGGCAGTAAACTATTGGCGCCTGACGGATGAGGCCGTAAGCAACGGCATCCAATCTACAACCCGGTATAGAAAACAGGCGAATTACAAAAAGCCAGTCACGTCggatccgccagctcccCAACGCCAGCGTTCTGGGGCCAAGGGAGGGAAAGCCACGAAAATCACGGCTAGGTTTCGAAGCAATGGTCTCAGCATGAATAGTATGAGCCAGGAGGAATATCGACGAGATCGAGCCTGCCGCCAAAATCTACAGCAGCCCCAGAGCCACAACCCGCGCGTGACACCCTCGCAGAGACATCTACCAAAAAGCTTTATTTACAGCCAGTATCTTCCTCGTCCGTCACCCACGACAACAACGGCCGCATATGCACCGGGGGTGATGGgaacaacatcatccacgACACTCCCAATGACAGCGACACGTTCTCCCGCCATCGAGGGTTTCAATTTAGGTAATGTCGTTGGCTGTGCTGACGCCCCGCCCTGCACGTCCGCTACTCCCATTTTCTGTGACATGGCGGGGCCTGGTCCAGATTGCCTCGTCTTCGACACCGGGTTTATGGGGATGGACGGCATCCATTCGTCCTTTGCGGGCTCAGAGATCTCGACTACAGATCTTCATATTGGGTTATAA
- a CDS encoding splicing factor cactin (transcript_id=CADANIAT00005921), with translation MSARLHNRSRTRRSRSRSPHSDDRYQKYDRRSDERDQRYDNSRYRVRDARPGQSYARGMKDQMRLNQLQEDEQVREWVAQEDVFVLKQAKKKAEIRVKEGRAKPIDWLTVMLRVIDPTRNPLDDEISDSELDLVDPEGVFEGLSETQLRDLEKDIDTFLSLESNSQNRDYWRTMKVICKDRQKTTAPEGRALNSVAGDINKLLSPKSYEQLQKLEEQVRIKLDSNEPIDTDYWEELLRSLTVWKARAKLKRVYQDVIAERVRALRRQQREEAESVRTKLAPLAPVARQGTAKINEEEFRDLDPDPLLQIRPEDKVYEVIDEEAFLDQVARERQKLLKMGYVPLRQRQVEKASAPVVSNITNAPVASNSTRFSSIPNEDFSQATKALYERELAKGVSENEEIFTGEESVSTGAQPQWASKYRPRKPRYFNRVQMGYEWNKYNQTHYDHDNPPPKVVQGYKFNIFYPDLIDKTKAPTYRIEREHGRKRGQSFAAAGEEDTCLIRFMAGPPYEDIAFRIVDKEWDYSAKRERGFKSTFEKPQIYYRK, from the exons ATGTCAGCGCGGTTACACAATAGATCACGCACGaggcgatctcgatctcgatcgCCGCACTCCGATGACCGCTACCAGAAATACGACCGGCGATCGGACGAACGAGACCAACGATATGACAACAGCAGATACCGGGTTCGCGATGCGCGACCAGGCCAGTCTTATGCCCGAGGGATGAAAGACCAGATGCGGCTCaatcagctgcaggaggatgaGCAAGTGCGCGAGTGGGTGGCTCAGGAGGACGTCTTTGTCCTCAAGCAGGCTAAAAAAAAGGCAGAGATCCGTGTGAAGGAGGGCCGCGCGAAACCGATCGACTGGCTTACAGTGATGCTGCGGGTGATTGATCCAACGAGGAATCCGCTTGACGATGAGATTTCAGATTCAGAGCTTGATTTAGTAGACCCCGAGGGCGTTTTTGAGGGGTTATCGGAGACACAGCTTAGAGACCTGGAGAAGGATATCGATACATTTTTGAGCCTGGAGTCGAATTCTCAGAACAGGGATTATTGGAGG ACGATGAAGGTTATCTGTAAAGACCGCCAGAAAACGACGGCTCCTGAAGGACGTGCGCTAAACTCGGTCGCCGGGGATATCAACAAGCTTCTCAGCCCCAAATCCTACGAGCAGTTGCAGAAGCTTGAAGAGCAGGTCAGGATAAAGCTGGATTCAAACGAGCCTATCGATACGGATTATTGGGAGGAGCTCTTACGCAGCCTCACTGTGTGGAAGGCTCGCGCAAAGCTGAAGAGGGTCTATCAAGATGTCATAGCTGAGCGAGTTCGGGCACTACGTCGGCAACAGCGCGAGGAAGCTGAGTCAGTCCGTACGAAGCTGGCGCCACTGGCGCCCGTGGCCCGGCAGGGCACAGCGAAAATCAACGAGGAAGAGTTTCGTGATCTGGATCCTGACCCATTGCTTCAGATTCGTCCAGAGGACAAGGTATACGAAGTGATAGATGAGGAGGCCTTCCTCGATCAGGTG GCGCGTGAACGTCAGAAACTGTTGAAAATGGGATATGTTCCTCTGCGTCAGCGCCAAGTTGAGAAAGCTTCGGCTCCTGTTGTGAGCAATATTACAAATGCTCCCGTCGCCAGCAACTCAACCCGCTTCTCGTCCATTCCCAACGAGGATTTCTCTCAAGCAACCAAAGCTTTATACGAAAGAGAACTTGCCAAGGGAGTCAGCGAGAACGAGGAGATTTTCACCGGTGAAGAGTCGGTCAGCACGGGTGCACAACCCCAATGGGCAAGCAAGTACCGGCCGCGCAAACCCCGATACTTCAACCGCGTCCAGATGGGATATGAATGGAACAAGTATAATCAAACCCATTACGACCACGATAATCCTCCGCCGAAGGTCGTCCAGGGATACAAATTTAACATCTTCTATCCCGACCTCATTGATAAAACGAAAGCTCCCACTTATCGGATAGAACGAGAGCATGGAAGGAAACGGGGACAGTCATTCGCCGCGGCCGGAGAGGAGGATACCTGCCTCATTCGGTTCATGGCTGGGCCGCCTTATGAAGATATCGCGTTCCGCATTGTCGACAAAGAATGGGATTACAGTGCGAAACGAGAGCGGGGATTCAAAAGCACATTCGAAAAG CCCCAGATCTACTATCGCAAATGA
- a CDS encoding uncharacterized protein (transcript_id=CADANIAT00005922), whose product MSKKWHRLHLANREDIPPLLYKYSPTSTGYELYMTDLNSMWSEHLDREAILKRADEDNIPIDPSEDLDQFKVLLTKIQEGLQSGPGSKVSLQPRTRGRDHTLELRVISKLPAPLEPLVWKVFLSKEAQSSMTRHLLLPLINAEAEQEARQRSLIEELNKKDWVLSKLFDKFETQGIDLTAMFPGASGIRAGRKGLTLTEMGKYIKGLAPFDEEWWREEISKSSSGSAFSTNIVAELSEGSPNSRQLGSLKLPPDGWWEGLTLSNNATSTPPDDDKKPETNLATDSLETDTDSGSETGADEFERQETPPRLKKRSGSPQKSSCARKEDHKEAQSEDEEATSPKNKFEKAAKHRAEVHSNPANNPKMPLPRRSKGLGTIGGKKQTKPSLSSPSRTPTPSPSPSPSHGMHNPSKSLANEETTDEDANADEEHQYTLTKTKHTPTSAPRKVPQQSRRLGVIGGRRKQATPEPEPEPEPSSKPFRSQSPEPHPPPKKRKPLGRIGVIGGHNSKQKAVQDHSSEAPSSSRTESVLPPAETAQRQSNTEDEAEKKERPASRSPSLREAKEPNLKTPAKPEREETEEEKADRKREELKRQLEAKSKAPAKKKRRF is encoded by the exons ATGTCAAAAAAATGGCATCGTTTACATCTTGCGAACCGCGAGGATATACCCCCTCTTCTGTACAAGTACTCTCCCACGTCCACCGGCTACGAGCTCTACATGACAGACCTCAACTCTATGTGGTCGGAACATCTAGACAGAGAAGCCATTCTTAAGCGAGCTGACGAAGATAATATCCCCATCGACCCAAGTGAGGATCTTGACCAATTCAAAGTCCTCCTAACGAAAATACAAGAGGGTTTGCAGAGTGGACCAGGAAGCAAAGTATCGCTGCAACCCAGAACACGAGGAAGAGATCATACTTTAGAGCTCAGAGTGATCTCTAAACTCCCTGCCCCCCTTGAGCCTCTTGTCTGGAAAGTGTTTCTTTCCAAGGAAGCTCAGTCTTCAATGACGAGACACCTACTACTCCCCTTGATCAACGCCGAGGCTGAACAGGAAGCGCGCCAGCGATCCCTCATCGAGGAGCTCAACAAAAAGGATTGGGTGCTCTCGAAGCTCTTTGATAAGTTTGAGACCCAGGGTATTGATTTGACGGCGATGTTCCCTGGTGCTTCCGGTATCCGCGCTGGTCGTAAGGGTCTCACGCTCACAGAGATGGGAAAATATATTAAGGGACTTGCACCGTTTGATGAGGAGTGGTGGCGCGAAGAGATCTCCAAATCGTCTTCAGGCTCTGCATTTTCAACAAACATTGTTGCTGAACTCTCTGAAGGCTCTCCGAATTCAAGGCAACTTGGTTCACTGAAACTCCCACCAGATGGATGGTGGGAAGGCCTAACACTATCCAACAATGCTACATCTACTCCCCCAGACGACGACAAGAAGCCGGAAACCAACTTAGCAACAGACTCTTTAGAAACAGACACCGATTCCGGGTCCGAGACTGGGGCGGATGAGTTCGAG CGACAAGAAACACCACCCAGACTCAAAAAGCGCAGCGGCAGCCCACAAAAGTCCTCTTGTGCCAGAAAGGAAGACCATAAAGAGGCGCAatcagaagacgaagaagcaaCTTCGCCAAAGAACAAATTCGAgaaagcagccaagcacaGGGCCGAAGTTCACTCAAACCCTGCAAACAACCCAAAAATGCCCCTACCAAGAAGGTCTAAAGGTCTTGGTACAATCGGGGGCAAGAAGCAGACGAAGCCGAGCCTGTCATCACCGTCACGAACGCCTACACCGTCACCatcaccttctccatctcATGGCATGCACAACCCTTCAAAAAGCTTGGCCAATGAGGAAACAACAGACGAAGACGCAAACGCAGACGAAGAGCATCAGTACACTTTAACAAAGACAAAACACACCCCCACATCAGCCCCCAGAAAAGTGCCCCAGCAGTCCCGCAGGCTAGGCGTTAtcggaggaaggaggaaacAAGCAACAccagaaccagagccagagccagagccaagTAGCAAACCATTCCGATCTCAATCCCCAGAACCGCACCCGCCACCAAAAAAGAGAAAGCCACTAGGTAGGATCGGCGTTATTGGCGGGCACAACTCCAAGCAAAAAGCCGTACAAGATCACAGCTCTGAAGCGCCAAGCTCCTCGCGAACGGAGAGCGTACTGCCACCGGCAGAGACGGCCCAAAGGCAGAGCAATAccgaggacgaggcggagaagaaagaaagaccCGCTTCTAGGTCTCCATCGCTCCGTGAAGCTAAGGAACCGAACCTGAAAACACCTGCAAAGCCGGAACGcgaggagacggaggaagaaaaagcggACAGGAAACGggaggagttgaagagacAGCTCGAGGCGAAGAGTAAGGCCCctgcaaagaagaagcgaaggTTTTAG
- a CDS encoding WD repeat protein (transcript_id=CADANIAT00005923), which produces MTDLPRLPTRGSTSPTPPPPPPPPVQQSQANKYSHRAASALARFAQPFFSGSRPPSPHGPGPRPDASAALLGRPGASQTVTHRTGISIAALDISPQRTHAVIGGKEILKTIRVLPDHSSEEFNLRNAIIGYSSTHHAGGGLSARHKDQLTVKDVKWSHGLYDQIIATAVANGRIVVYDLHRTGLEYCRFQGHSRQVHRLAFNPHQPAWLLSGSQDAHIRMWDLRTVPTDRGVSVCGSRDQYNSNSDAVRDVRWSPGDGVLFAVATDSGAIQLWDIRKSSSPILRITAHDRPCYSVDWHPDGKHIVSGGTDRQVKVWEFSITAERRQKPLFQFRTPQAVLNVRWRPPSWSRESDSSGDWQSSQVVTSYDKEDPRVHLWDFRRPHIPFREFDRYDSTATDLLWHSKDLLWTVGDGGVFTQTDVRYAPQVVNQRPTCSVAWSPSGKVLAFAQKRPRRSIRGLSTNEFIGHSDEEDTSGEALSQSPAEEAYPTGSDRSRPHTSAGKAPLKGHIFLFVPKGNDDSLMYNAQCAEDIALPKLAQTWRVIHYAIIQELQARDREQRQAPEKSSRSIRKKASLEDPIIEKVRPLEDARHGKMKTRFFKGVIESEASKHSHSDLESASNMTTPLAQPLPDSPPDSYDSSESQFRHLDDAEDIQPLPPSVLSSNQDTMASNDWSSMSDIGSRPIHQLHHRESNDSENVRIPSDSPPAGRSGSLHQGTEEEQRSAPLAIAGRTDWHNRRPQLKKQISDVDEFEQKVEDKRAAIRDYKYFPKKPLSLEAHAGSGKPGYYRHESTESLPMFSASTTSSHPSKSPATSFTSATRLHDAAEVVRNGHDVGSRNEKLLRTRSDSIITTNSIAEEELEVDESFDEGLPDQNHIHLDRPSTPPPLMKESTPLESLSKENEGSAATKDCASAAVPDLPDGLSRISIPILSDQTGNNPWSAEILLKEAIRHYHSGTHVDIQSAAHLLQKLHILIEDIDNVLPAEESEIIFKAYNEALIRQSMYIKAAELRLLCVPSYPTVYEYAQGDTYMNVFCFTCKKPYENPKNDNTRCHRCSTPQEPCTICMSLEPPPEWVAEQSALSPDAEHDLHPSFTSQLLSPSHSSLNTEPIPHSELQRIDEFGPEVYRRARPKGTTLWSWCQGCGHGGHLACISTWLRDIEVSEGGCATPGCMHDCAPGPRREHNRRVLLEESKKRDNASRKAGVGFVKRDTWTKGESKAVEKVRGMLGTGASAGAVASTGSVTPSTTAATSVAPSATSSNLMSSPKKVRLVTPSEQERPMRTGSARTSFG; this is translated from the exons ATGACCGACCTCCCCCGATTGCCCACCCGCGGCAGCACTTCCCCAactcctccccctcctccgcctcccccGGTGCAACAGAGTCAGGCCAACAAGTACTCCCATCGTGCGGCGAGTGCTCTCGCAAGATTTGCACAGCCCTTTTTCTCAGGGTCTCGGCCGCCGAGCCCGCACGGCCCCGGGCCTCGTCCTGACGCGTCTGCTGCT TTACTCGGTAGGCCGGGCGCGTCGCAGACAGTCACCCACAGGACAGGCATCTCGATCGCTGCTCTGGATATCTCCCCGCAACGGACACATGCAGTCATTGGAGGCAAAGAGATTCTGAAAACGATTCGTGTACTGCCAGATCATTCGTCAGAAGAATTTAACCTACGCAATGCTATTATCGGCTACTCATCAACTCACCATGCTGGCGGCGGGCTTTCCGCGCGGCACAAGGACCAGCTGACGGTTAAGGATGTGAAATGGTCACATGGACTCTACGATCAGATTATCGCCACCGCAGTGGCCAATGGTCGCATCGTCGTTTATGATCTGCATCGAACCGGATTGGAGTACTGCCGGTTTCAGGGCCATAGCCGCCAGGTCCATCGTCTAGCTTTCAACCCGCACCAACCAGCATGGCTTCTTTCCGGGAGTCAGGACGCCCATATTCGGATGTGGGATTTGCGGACCGTGCCTACGGATCGTGGCGTTTCAGTATGTGGAAGCAGAGACCAATATAACAGCAATAGCGACGCTGTCCGTGATGTCAGGTGGTCTCCCGGCGACGGAGTCTTGTTTGCGGTTGCTACCGATAGCGGCGCAATCCAACTATGGGACATTCGCAAATCGAGCAGTCCCATTTTGCGGATTACCGCCCACGATAGGCCATGCTATTCCGTAGATTGGCACCCGGACGGAAAGCATATAGTCAGCGGCGGTACGGATAGACAGGTCAAAGTCTGGGAGTTTTCAATCACTGCCGAGCGCAGGCAGAAGCCGTTATTTCAGTTTAGGACGCCTCAGGCGGTTCTCAACGTCCGATGGCGTCCGCCTTCGTGGTCCAGAGAATCGGATAGCTCCGGGGACTGGCAGTCATCACAAGTAGTGACTTCATACGACAAAGAAGACCCGCGGGTTCATCTCTGGGATTTTCGCCGGCCTCATATTCCTTTCAGAGAGTTTGACAGATACGACTCAACTGCTACAGACTTACTTTGGCATTCTAAAGATCTTCTTTGGACTGTAGGTGATGGCGGCGTTTTCACTCAGACTGATGTACGGTACGCTCCTCAGGTGGTTAATCAGCGCCCAACCTGCTCGGTGGCCTGGAGTCCCAGCGGCAAGGTTCTCGCTTTTGCTCAAAAGCGCCCTAGGAGGAGCATTCGAGGTCTCAGTACGAACGAGTTTATTGGACATtccgatgaagaggacacCAGTGGCGAGGCGCTAAGTCAGAGTCCTgctgaggaggcg TACCCCACCGGCAGCGACAGATCTCGTCCCCATACTTCCGCTGGAAAGGCTCCTCTTAAAGGAcacatcttcctctttgtGCCAAAAGGGAATGATG ATTCACTCATGTACAATGCTCAATGCGCCGAAGACATTGCATTGCCTAAACTGGCTCAGACCTGGCGTGTGATACATTACGCCATCATCCAGGAGCTGCAAGCAAGGGACAGAGAGCAGCGGCAAGCGCCGGAAAAGAGCTCTCGTAGCATCAGGAAGAAAGCTTCCTTGGAGGACCCCATAATTGAGAAGGTCCGGCCTCTGGAAGATGCGAGACATGGAAAGATGAAGACTCGCTTCTTCAAGGGGGTAATAGAGAGCGAAGCATCAAAACATTCTCACTCTGACCTTGAGAGCGCTTCAAACATGACAACGCCTCTTGCTCAGCCTTTGCCAGACTCGCCGCCCGACTCGTATGATAGTTCTGAGTCTCAATTCAGACATTTGGATGATGCTGAAGATATTCAACCTCTTCCGCCCTCGGTTTTGAGCTCAAACCAGGATACCATGGCCTCAAACGACTGGTCATCCATGTCGGACATTGGGTCTCGCCCCAtccatcaacttcaccaTCGTGAATCCAACGACAGTGAAAATGTGCGCATACCATCGGACAGTCCGCCAGCCGGCCGCAGTGGCTCACTGCACCAGGGAACTGAGGAAGAACAGAGGTCTGCCCCATTAGCAATTGCTGGCAGGACAGACTGGCATAATCGTCGGCCGCAACTcaaaaagcaaatatcgGATGTAGACGAATTTGAGCAAAAGGTAGAGGACAAAAGGGCTGCCATCCGTGACTACAAGTACTTCCCTAAAAAGCCACTCTCTCTCGAAGCACATGCAGGGTCTGGTAAACCGGGTTACTATAGACACGAATCCACAGAAAGTCTCCCAATGTTTtcggcatcaacaacaagctcACATCCGTCCAAGTCGCCGGCCACATCCTTCACCTCTGCAACTAGGCTTCATGACGCGGCCGAAGTAGTCCGAAATGGTCACGACGTTGGGTCCAGAAATGAGAAATTGTTGAGGACCCGCAGCGATTCAATAATCACCACCAATTCCattgcagaggaggaactcgaggtTGACGAGTCATTTGACGAAGGCCTCCCTGATCAGAACCATATCCATCTTGACAGACCATCTACGCCACCCCCCCTTATGAAAGAATCCACACCCTTAGAGTCGCTGAGCAAGGAAAATGAGGGCTCTGCAGCAACAAAAGACTGTGCTTCAGCTGCTGTGCCCGACCTTCCAGACGGTCTTTCTCGCATCTCTATACCAATACTCTCTGACCAAACGGGCAATAACCCCTGGAGTGCAGAAATACTTTTGAAAGAGGCGATCAGACACTATCATAGTGGTACACACGTCGACATTCAATCTGCTGCGCATCTGCTTCAAAAGCTGCATATTCTGATTGAGGACATCGATAATGTTCTACCGGCTGAGGAGAGCGAGATCATATTCAAAGCGTACAATGAGGCCCTGATACGCCAGTCCATGTATATCAAAGCAGCCGAGCTTCGGTTGCTCTGCGTGCCGTCTTATCCTACCGTCTATGAGTATGCTCAAGGGGACACCTACATGAACGTGTTTTGCTTCACGTGCAAAAAGCCTTACGAGAACCCCAAGAACGACAACACCCGCTGCCACCGCTGCAGCACTCCACAAGAACCTTGCACCATCTGTATGAGCCTTGAACCGCCACCGGAATGGGTTGCAGAGCAGAGTGCCTTGTCCCCCGATGCAGAACACGATTTACACCCGAGTTTTACCTCCCAACTTCTCTCACCATCCCATTCTTCGCTCAATACGGAGCCCATTCCCCATTCTGAGCTGCAGCGTATTGATGAATTCGGCCCAGAGGTCTACCGACGCGCGCGTCCCAAGGGGACTACACTTTGGTCTTGGTGTCAAGGCTGCGGTCACGGTGGTCATCTCGCATGCATAAGCACATGGCTCAGGGACATTGAAGTGAGTGAAGGCGGATGCGCAACTCCCGGTTGCATGCATGACTGCGCCCCAGGTCCGCGTCGCGAACACAACCGCCGTGTCCTTCTCGAGGAATCGAAGAAGCGTGACAATGCCAGTCGAAAGGCCGGCGTCGGCTTCGTCAAACGCGACACCTGGACCAAGGGTGAAAGCAAGGCCGTTGAAAAGGTGCGAGGCATGTTGGGCACCGGCGCCAGTGCCGGTGCTGTCGCTTCGACGGGGAGCGTGACGCCGTCTACCACCGCGGCGACCAGCGTTGCTCCCAGTGCAACGTCGTCGAATCTCATGTCGTCGCCGAAGAAAGTGCGCCTTGTCACTCCTAGTGAGCAGGAAAGGCCGATGAGAACTGGCTCTGCCCGGACTAGTTTTGGTTGA